A portion of the Paenibacillus marchantiae genome contains these proteins:
- a CDS encoding DUF2500 domain-containing protein, translating into MGIESSWMFDFFGTVFPVVFVLIIGIVLLSVGKEVWRWGRNNSEPLLTVPSRITSRRMQMSQSHSEPGSTARTLYYITFEVESGDRLEFKVNGDEYGLCAEGDEGRLSFKGTRYVGFERYNRLYSERVRG; encoded by the coding sequence ATGGGCATTGAATCATCCTGGATGTTTGATTTTTTTGGAACCGTCTTTCCGGTAGTATTTGTCCTGATTATAGGTATCGTTCTTCTGTCGGTAGGGAAAGAAGTATGGAGATGGGGTCGTAATAACTCAGAGCCTCTGCTTACCGTACCTTCACGGATTACCAGCAGGAGAATGCAGATGAGTCAGTCGCACTCCGAACCAGGAAGTACAGCCCGTACGCTTTATTACATCACATTTGAAGTGGAGAGCGGGGATCGTCTCGAATTCAAGGTGAATGGTGATGAGTACGGCTTGTGCGCCGAGGGAGATGAAGGTCGACTCTCTTTCAAGGGAACGCGTTATGTAGGCTTTGAACGCTACAATCGTTTGTATTCAGAGCGTGTACGCGGATAA
- a CDS encoding SDR family NAD(P)-dependent oxidoreductase, with product MSFTDQVVVVTGAAQGIGRSVAEAYAVAGAKVVLADYQEAEGAAAAASIRNEGGEAIFVQCDIRQEKDITNLIQTTMDEFKQIDVLINNAGVSRWKSPYELTLEEWDDILNTNVRSCFLASREAAKHMKHNENGGAIVNMASTRALMSEPETEAYAASKGAIVALTHAMAVSLGKDKIRVNCISPGWIETGNVEKLKPEDHEQHPAGRVGVPSDISRACLYLSDPSNTFVTGTNLIIDGGMTRKMIYED from the coding sequence ATGTCATTTACAGATCAAGTTGTGGTTGTGACGGGAGCAGCCCAAGGAATCGGACGAAGTGTAGCTGAGGCCTATGCGGTTGCAGGGGCTAAAGTCGTACTTGCCGACTATCAGGAAGCGGAAGGGGCTGCAGCTGCAGCTTCGATTCGCAATGAAGGCGGAGAAGCCATCTTTGTCCAGTGTGATATACGTCAAGAGAAGGATATAACGAACCTCATTCAAACGACAATGGATGAATTCAAACAGATTGATGTGCTCATAAACAATGCGGGTGTCTCCAGATGGAAGTCTCCCTATGAGCTAACGCTGGAAGAGTGGGACGATATACTCAATACCAATGTGCGAAGTTGCTTTCTCGCAAGCCGGGAAGCGGCCAAACATATGAAGCACAACGAAAATGGTGGAGCAATTGTGAACATGGCCTCAACACGTGCGTTGATGTCAGAGCCAGAAACAGAGGCCTATGCTGCGTCCAAGGGAGCTATCGTGGCGTTGACACATGCGATGGCCGTATCCTTGGGTAAAGACAAAATTCGGGTCAATTGTATCAGTCCGGGATGGATTGAGACAGGAAATGTGGAGAAATTGAAGCCAGAGGACCATGAACAGCACCCGGCAGGACGTGTAGGTGTTCCTTCGGATATCTCCCGCGCTTGTTTATATTTGTCCGATCCGAGCAATACCTTTGTCACAGGGACCAACCTGATTATTGACGGGGGCATGACCCGAAAAATGATATATGAGGACTAG
- a CDS encoding cell wall hydrolase: protein MAVIKANSEDVKLLARLMRAEAEGDGEQGMLLVGNVGVNRVLGDCLDFGDIRDINRMVFQNPGGFESTQKGYFYQRARQSEIRLAQRVINGERFWPASNSLWFFRPVGECPPTWYDQQNTGRFKAHCFFSPTGEDCPTVY, encoded by the coding sequence ATGGCTGTTATTAAAGCCAACTCGGAAGACGTCAAGCTGCTCGCTAGACTGATGAGAGCGGAGGCTGAAGGTGACGGCGAACAAGGCATGCTGCTTGTAGGCAATGTGGGTGTCAACCGGGTGCTCGGCGATTGCTTGGATTTCGGTGATATTCGGGACATTAATCGAATGGTGTTTCAGAACCCGGGTGGCTTCGAATCTACGCAAAAGGGATATTTCTACCAACGGGCAAGACAATCGGAAATACGCTTGGCACAGCGTGTCATTAATGGTGAACGCTTCTGGCCAGCCAGCAACTCCCTGTGGTTTTTCCGTCCGGTGGGAGAATGTCCGCCAACGTGGTATGACCAGCAAAATACAGGCCGCTTCAAGGCGCATTGTTTCTTCAGTCCGACAGGCGAAGACTGTCCAACCGTATATTAA
- the gerQ gene encoding spore coat protein GerQ produces the protein MINQPYQPTQVMGQQANSQVQGTSYKIGNGMPMMSPTPGMVSPSSTGVPPLVSSGAPMTPTGGVVTTTAPQFEQSYIENILRLNLGKCGTFYMTYEGNKEWNARIFQGILEAAGRDHIIISDPNSGKRIMLLMVNFDYATFDEPLLYQYPGVIGNYPQQPSRR, from the coding sequence ATGATTAACCAGCCTTATCAACCAACACAGGTTATGGGCCAACAGGCCAATTCGCAAGTTCAAGGAACATCATATAAAATCGGTAACGGTATGCCGATGATGTCCCCAACACCAGGCATGGTTTCACCTAGCTCCACAGGCGTACCACCGCTTGTATCAAGCGGTGCTCCAATGACACCTACGGGTGGAGTTGTAACCACAACTGCGCCACAGTTTGAACAATCCTACATCGAAAATATTTTACGGCTTAACCTGGGCAAATGTGGAACATTCTACATGACATACGAAGGCAACAAAGAGTGGAATGCCCGCATTTTCCAAGGTATTCTGGAAGCCGCTGGTCGTGACCATATCATCATCAGTGACCCGAACAGCGGAAAACGGATCATGCTTCTGATGGTCAATTTCGACTACGCTACATTCGATGAGCCGTTGTTGTATCAATATCCAGGTGTGATCGGTAACTATCCGCAACAACCGAGCAGACGTTAA
- a CDS encoding sigma-70 family RNA polymerase sigma factor encodes MKKWIDGAIKGEAEAYEQLVTQFRGMALAVAYQKLGDTFLAEDVVQEAFTEAFANLSKLDSPDAFPGWFKVIVERQCYRLMRRKQHGTVPVLEIQDVIQEEDQTHNPEEQALKGEVHRLLRDSISILPTSMQLAVELFYFQGYSLKEMSEFLGVNVPALKKRLYDARSRLRRSLPVADVISVFSDLYEGGKGMLHIMNGDHAADRLRQSGIQGEILVWRELYTFGPITRNMRNEKDRSGRTQYLEQHLGIPQTEYLKIKELEQTLKSFHQHEEIVLWFEYDLYDQAMLSYLLHYFKEQDLKNTKLNLLCIDAYPDIEHFRGLGQLTPSQIGRLSGTWHVMGAEEIKAGSDFWGAYASSDIQDHKDYLLKNTSVLPFADAAFKAHLSRLPSVSNGLGIIEQSTLEAVREGVDSPYPLFKHVGDQLHILGMGDLEYWAHLKRMTEETHALLQLSGVQAFPNFQQHHDEFRHGVLSLTELGIQVLNGEADWALLRHDTSWIGGLQIGKGEDTPWRWDTVNGNVVIL; translated from the coding sequence TTGAAGAAATGGATCGATGGAGCAATCAAGGGCGAAGCCGAGGCATATGAACAGCTGGTGACGCAATTTCGCGGGATGGCACTGGCTGTCGCCTATCAAAAATTAGGGGATACATTCCTGGCCGAAGATGTAGTACAAGAGGCGTTCACGGAGGCCTTTGCGAATTTGTCCAAACTGGACAGCCCTGATGCTTTTCCCGGGTGGTTCAAAGTCATCGTGGAGAGACAGTGTTACCGTCTAATGAGGCGTAAGCAGCATGGCACCGTCCCGGTCCTGGAGATTCAGGATGTTATTCAAGAAGAGGATCAGACTCATAACCCTGAAGAACAGGCTTTGAAAGGAGAGGTGCATCGTCTCCTGCGAGATTCGATTTCCATTTTGCCAACTTCCATGCAGCTTGCTGTTGAACTGTTTTATTTTCAGGGCTACTCGCTCAAGGAAATGTCGGAATTCCTCGGGGTTAATGTTCCGGCTCTAAAGAAACGGTTGTATGATGCCAGATCCAGGCTCAGACGTTCATTGCCTGTGGCCGATGTGATTTCAGTATTTAGTGATCTATACGAAGGAGGAAAAGGGATGCTTCACATTATGAATGGTGACCATGCGGCAGATCGATTAAGACAAAGCGGGATTCAAGGTGAAATTCTGGTCTGGCGAGAGCTCTATACATTTGGACCGATAACAAGAAATATGAGGAATGAGAAAGATCGAAGTGGACGTACACAATATTTGGAGCAGCACTTGGGTATCCCACAGACTGAATATTTGAAAATTAAGGAACTTGAGCAGACGCTTAAGTCATTCCATCAGCACGAAGAGATCGTCCTGTGGTTTGAGTATGACCTCTATGATCAGGCGATGTTATCGTATTTGCTGCACTATTTCAAGGAACAGGACCTGAAAAATACAAAGCTGAATCTGTTATGCATCGATGCCTATCCAGATATTGAACATTTTCGGGGACTTGGGCAACTTACACCCTCACAGATCGGACGTTTATCAGGTACCTGGCATGTGATGGGGGCAGAGGAAATCAAGGCAGGCAGCGATTTTTGGGGTGCGTATGCATCCTCTGACATTCAGGATCACAAGGACTACTTGCTGAAAAATACATCGGTGCTTCCTTTTGCAGATGCTGCATTCAAGGCACACTTGTCCCGTCTTCCTTCTGTATCGAACGGACTGGGCATAATTGAGCAATCCACACTGGAGGCCGTAAGAGAGGGCGTGGATAGCCCTTATCCATTATTCAAGCATGTTGGAGATCAATTGCATATCTTGGGAATGGGTGATCTGGAGTACTGGGCTCATCTGAAGAGAATGACGGAGGAAACTCATGCTTTACTTCAATTAAGCGGTGTACAAGCTTTTCCTAACTTCCAGCAGCATCATGATGAATTCCGTCACGGTGTCTTGTCTTTGACCGAACTCGGTATTCAAGTGCTGAATGGAGAAGCAGATTGGGCACTATTAAGACATGATACATCTTGGATTGGCGGTCTTCAGATTGGCAAAGGGGAAGACACGCCGTGGCGCTGGGACACCGTTAATGGGAACGTAGTGATCCTATAG
- a CDS encoding alkaline phosphatase — protein MKSHHAMKWNALLLSAAVAITAVPWQVNAEPVSAQLQTAQAAFTILPIDRAQILAGQKLDFRVELNGAKLNSKDIKIQVNGLSPDKYFGKSGTWTTSTDLSTEYTIRDVAFKESDSIVVTAETTATGKRTYSRVVYQVFDPSKDTATLTNGEQAKNVVLMIGDGMSANIRTAARVVSKGINEGKFKGWLEMEQMDAMGMVTTSGMDSIVTDSANSASAYATGHKTAVNAEGVYPDNTPDPFDDPKVENIVELVKRTRGMATGLVTTADVTDATPAAMAVHTRKRGEQEAIAGMYLNEANRPDVILGGGLEWFLPAADGGKRKDGRNIVEEFKKEGYTYVTDATNLDKSASTKSLLGLFRKGNMNVYYDREYTQPNNAEIVGKDTDQPTLMEMTDTALQVLEQNKNGFFLMVEGASIDKQAHTMDFERSVWDAIEFDQTVGRVKEYAKKHPDTLVIVTSDHGHSLTLNGTYNTEAAKGKSGDELRELIGTYADSKFPTYVDANGDGFPDNPDSEWKIAVGWGNMPDNNEDYLANPVPISPTIQDPNVKDKTWYIANPDKDPDGVHYTGNLPHDEGQEVHTFDDVPINASGPGSRLFSGYLDNTDVFRKMVTALKLDASK, from the coding sequence TTGAAAAGCCATCATGCTATGAAATGGAATGCTCTACTACTCAGCGCGGCTGTTGCGATCACAGCAGTGCCCTGGCAGGTCAACGCTGAACCCGTATCTGCCCAGCTACAGACGGCCCAGGCCGCATTTACCATTTTACCTATCGACCGTGCTCAGATTCTCGCAGGCCAAAAGCTGGATTTCCGGGTTGAGCTGAACGGTGCCAAGCTGAATTCGAAAGACATTAAAATCCAGGTTAATGGTTTGTCACCGGACAAATACTTCGGCAAGTCCGGAACATGGACAACCAGCACCGACCTGAGTACAGAATACACCATACGGGATGTTGCCTTCAAAGAGAGCGATTCCATTGTGGTAACCGCCGAGACAACTGCTACAGGCAAGCGTACATATTCACGGGTCGTATACCAAGTGTTCGATCCTTCCAAAGACACAGCCACACTGACAAACGGTGAGCAAGCCAAAAATGTCGTTCTGATGATCGGCGATGGCATGAGTGCCAATATTCGTACCGCCGCACGTGTTGTATCCAAGGGTATTAACGAAGGCAAATTCAAGGGTTGGCTGGAGATGGAACAAATGGACGCCATGGGCATGGTCACCACGTCTGGCATGGATTCCATCGTTACCGATTCCGCCAATAGTGCTTCCGCTTATGCAACCGGTCACAAAACAGCTGTAAATGCCGAGGGTGTCTACCCAGACAATACACCAGACCCTTTTGACGATCCGAAGGTGGAAAACATCGTTGAGCTGGTGAAACGGACACGTGGCATGGCTACCGGCCTTGTAACGACTGCGGATGTGACAGATGCGACACCTGCTGCGATGGCTGTACATACACGTAAGCGCGGAGAGCAAGAAGCGATCGCCGGCATGTATCTGAATGAAGCCAATCGACCGGATGTAATTCTGGGCGGTGGACTGGAGTGGTTCCTTCCAGCAGCTGATGGCGGAAAACGCAAAGATGGACGCAATATTGTGGAGGAGTTCAAAAAAGAAGGATATACCTATGTTACAGATGCAACGAATCTGGACAAGTCTGCCTCTACCAAATCATTGCTTGGATTATTCCGCAAAGGCAACATGAACGTATATTATGACCGGGAGTATACTCAACCTAACAATGCAGAAATTGTGGGCAAGGATACCGATCAGCCAACGTTGATGGAAATGACCGACACAGCCCTTCAGGTGCTGGAACAGAACAAGAATGGATTTTTCCTGATGGTCGAAGGTGCATCAATTGATAAACAGGCTCACACGATGGATTTTGAACGTTCCGTATGGGATGCAATTGAATTCGATCAAACGGTTGGTCGGGTTAAGGAATATGCGAAGAAACACCCGGATACGCTCGTTATCGTCACATCCGACCATGGTCATTCCCTTACTCTCAATGGAACTTATAACACGGAAGCCGCCAAAGGTAAATCGGGCGACGAACTCCGTGAATTGATCGGCACATATGCTGATTCCAAGTTCCCGACGTATGTGGATGCAAACGGAGATGGCTTCCCGGATAATCCGGATTCCGAGTGGAAGATTGCTGTTGGCTGGGGCAATATGCCGGATAACAATGAGGACTATCTTGCTAATCCGGTACCAATCAGCCCTACCATTCAGGACCCTAACGTGAAGGACAAAACATGGTATATCGCTAACCCGGACAAAGATCCGGACGGTGTTCACTACACGGGTAACTTGCCTCATGATGAAGGCCAGGAAGTCCACACATTCGACGATGTGCCAATCAATGCCTCGGGACCCGGGTCCCGCCTGTTCTCCGGTTATCTCGATAATACGGATGTGTTCCGTAAGATGGTAACTGCATTGAAGTTGGATGCGTCCAAGTAG
- a CDS encoding hemolysin family protein gives MNGFFVSAEFAMVKVRGSRIEALVETGNKNAIYASNIVRNMDAYLSACQLGITLASLGLGWLGEPAIAHLLEPMFTAFGMGPVYVHGISIAIAFVIITILHIVLGELAPKTMAIRKSETITLWSAALLTFFYKLMYPFIWALNGMANSLLRVFRMAPASEHDSAHSEDEIRILMKESNKSGLIDNTELALVDNIFDFTATTAREIMIPRTEMICLNANQSMLENLEIASESMRTRYPVYNGDKDHIIGFIHIKDLMRSQLTDTISVIRPILAVPDSTPISDLLKRMQRSKTQIAILIDEYGGTSGLVTLEDIMEEIVGEIQDEFDQERPSIEKVDEMEYSIDGLMLIEEVSERFGLDMDRADYDTIGGWLYSRVEAIPPEVGQSVEYGGYVFVIQETEHKRISRVNVIKLELMVEGEGA, from the coding sequence ATGAATGGTTTCTTTGTCTCGGCAGAATTCGCGATGGTCAAAGTTCGTGGTAGCCGGATTGAAGCTTTGGTGGAAACAGGTAATAAAAATGCGATTTATGCTTCCAATATTGTACGCAACATGGATGCTTATCTATCCGCGTGTCAATTGGGCATAACGCTCGCTTCACTTGGACTCGGTTGGCTAGGAGAGCCAGCGATTGCTCACCTGTTAGAGCCCATGTTTACTGCGTTTGGAATGGGGCCGGTATACGTACACGGTATTTCCATTGCGATTGCTTTTGTTATTATTACGATTTTGCATATTGTACTCGGGGAACTTGCTCCCAAGACGATGGCCATCCGCAAATCAGAGACGATCACGTTATGGTCTGCGGCGTTGCTTACGTTCTTTTACAAATTAATGTATCCCTTTATATGGGCATTGAATGGTATGGCGAACAGCCTGCTGAGAGTGTTTCGCATGGCACCGGCCTCGGAGCATGACTCAGCGCATAGTGAAGATGAAATACGCATTCTGATGAAAGAAAGCAATAAGAGCGGTTTAATTGACAATACTGAATTGGCACTTGTTGATAATATATTTGATTTTACGGCAACAACCGCCCGTGAAATTATGATTCCGCGGACGGAAATGATCTGCCTGAATGCCAATCAGTCCATGCTGGAAAATCTGGAAATTGCCAGTGAAAGCATGCGTACCCGTTATCCGGTTTATAACGGTGACAAAGACCATATTATCGGTTTTATTCACATTAAAGACCTGATGCGATCTCAGCTTACAGATACCATCTCGGTGATTCGGCCGATTCTCGCAGTACCCGATTCCACTCCCATCAGTGACCTGCTCAAGCGGATGCAACGTAGCAAGACACAGATTGCCATCCTGATTGATGAGTACGGAGGAACCTCCGGCCTTGTAACGCTTGAAGACATCATGGAAGAGATTGTGGGCGAGATTCAGGACGAATTTGACCAAGAGCGTCCATCAATTGAGAAAGTGGATGAGATGGAATATTCCATTGACGGCCTCATGCTGATTGAAGAGGTTAGTGAACGCTTTGGGCTGGATATGGACCGGGCAGATTATGATACGATTGGCGGCTGGTTATACTCCAGAGTAGAGGCCATCCCACCAGAAGTGGGGCAATCGGTAGAGTATGGTGGATATGTCTTTGTTATTCAAGAGACCGAACATAAGCGGATTTCACGTGTGAATGTGATTAAGCTGGAACTGATGGTTGAAGGCGAAGGAGCCTGA
- a CDS encoding ArsR/SmtB family transcription factor: MSYRIEVGFTSVFEFMASLHTYICRKSHKKIDLSIAWALETEGQLTPELAAVLQNMNVDDDWKWMYLLVCLQVEAEEPEDFIEWFSQRTVLELHDIFSRYSFPYTDDIAAFQTKMTYVLTGWNEQYFRLLDPVILQHLRQEVLNRKEQLSQSPQEKVLDDATNGLMFRDIKGLERLLLVPQFHFQPLNVILHFGDTLLCHYSSRLYMGDHEYIPTHHLRVIRSLGEKNRLKIMRFLHQGPRSFIEIVRHLKLSKGITHDHLSKLRGAGLVYAHFEGESLVEYSLRLHALEQILPNVMNYLEQ, encoded by the coding sequence TTGAGCTATCGCATTGAGGTTGGATTTACGTCTGTATTTGAATTCATGGCTAGTTTGCATACATATATTTGCCGAAAATCGCATAAAAAGATTGATTTATCCATAGCCTGGGCGCTAGAAACAGAAGGACAGCTAACTCCTGAGCTTGCTGCTGTCTTGCAAAATATGAACGTGGATGATGATTGGAAATGGATGTATCTGCTTGTCTGTTTGCAAGTGGAAGCGGAGGAGCCGGAGGATTTTATTGAATGGTTCAGCCAACGAACAGTGCTTGAACTCCATGACATTTTTAGTCGGTACAGCTTCCCGTATACAGATGATATCGCTGCTTTCCAGACTAAGATGACCTATGTCTTAACCGGGTGGAATGAGCAATATTTTCGCTTGCTTGATCCCGTAATCTTACAACATCTGCGCCAGGAGGTTCTGAACCGCAAGGAACAGTTAAGTCAATCTCCCCAGGAAAAAGTACTCGACGATGCGACCAACGGTTTGATGTTCCGTGACATAAAGGGGTTGGAGAGACTGCTGCTTGTACCACAATTTCATTTTCAGCCGCTAAATGTCATCCTGCATTTTGGGGATACTCTGCTGTGCCATTATTCCTCCAGATTGTATATGGGAGACCATGAGTATATTCCGACCCATCATTTGCGTGTGATTCGCAGCTTGGGAGAGAAGAACCGACTGAAAATCATGCGTTTTCTGCATCAGGGACCGCGTTCGTTCATAGAAATTGTTCGTCACTTGAAGCTCTCCAAAGGAATTACTCATGACCATCTTTCCAAGCTTCGTGGAGCAGGGTTGGTCTATGCTCATTTTGAAGGAGAGAGCCTGGTTGAGTATTCACTTCGTCTTCATGCACTGGAGCAAATTTTACCGAATGTCATGAATTATTTGGAGCAATAA